Part of the Paenibacillus terrae HPL-003 genome is shown below.
GCTACAACAATGTAGTCAAAATGCAAGTTGTGAATATGGATACAGAGCTGGAGCAGACCTTCCTGACACGTGCGCGTGAGGAATACATCAAGGCGAAGAAGCAGCTTCCGGGTGAAATTACGGGGCAGTTTACCGACCAAATTCGTCGGATGTTCCTGCATCCCGAGCAAGGGCCGTTCTATGTGTCCCGTATGATTTATACGGAAAAAGGCTTTAGCTTGCTGAAAATGCTGCTTTCGTACATTGAGACGCTGCGTGAATCATTGCATCGTATCCCTACGGATATTGAATGGGCGCGTGAACAGGCGGGCGAAAAGCTGGGCGATGCCAAGAGTGCGTTTGTGTCCAAGGATAAAAAGAAAAATGCGTACATTGAAGCGAAAATCAATGAGTACTGGCTTCGGGCTGATGTGGAGCGTACAGAGCAGCTTATTGAATTTTATGAAGACCTGTATGATCTGCTGAATAAGGAAAACAGCCGCATTTATAATGTATTTACTGAAATTTTGAATGCACTGAGCGCGATTTTCGAGAAGAATGGCGATCTGCTGATCAACGGCGAGGAGCAGTCCGATCACAGAGGCAACAAGACATACTATTGGAATCTGGTCAGTGTGCCGGATATTTCCGAAGTCGTGACCAAGCTGCTGGATAACCGCGACGGTGATGATCTGATTCGTGATTTTGCCCAAGAGTTGCTGGAAAATTCGGATCAATGGGTGAAGGATCAGGATATCGACATCATTAGTTCCATCTCCAACTTCCTGACCGACAAATTCGGTGATCTTATCACCCGTTCGATGGAGGATTTCCTCGTTATGAAATACGGGCAGGATGAGGCCATTGAAAAATTCGTGGAGCGCTATATTGCAAGCAAGCTGGATGAAGAAGCTGTACCTGTTTTCCATCTGAGCAATAGCTCCGGTAACCTGTATTTCCCGTCATGGGGCTTCGTTTCGGTTCCGGTGCAGTCGCCTAATATTCTGAAAGGCGTTCGCAATTATCAAAATAATGCAATTGGTAAATCACACTTTACAATTAAAGAGAGTGAAGTCCGTAACCGGATATTCTGGCTTAATACGCGTAATGGTGTGCCGTTGTTTGTGTATACACCGCTTAAGGTGTATGAAGAAAGCTATGAAAAAACGATTCTCGACCGCGAAGGTATTGGCCGCCATCTGGTGCAAACAGGCCAGAACAACTGGACGAATCTGCCGTCGCCAATTCCTGAAAAATCGTGGGGCGAAACGTATGTCAATTCGCGTGTGCAAGCTTACAATGCCCGCATCCGTAATGACTTCGACCGTGCCAAGTCACTTGGTGTTATCCGTGAGAAGGATGTCGATCAGAATACGAGCAGCCGCTTTACTGTGCTGCGTTCACGTGCGCTGGATCTGAATGGTCTGCTGGCAGGCTACGATATGCGTTTGCAAGAATCCAAGCCGAATCTGGGTGAGGTGAAGAGAGCTTGGTCTGAGCTGAAACGTCTGCTGGCTGAAGGACTGGAACAGGCGGGAAGCAAAGACATCTTTGGCAGCATCAATGAAGAGATGGCGAAAGAAAACCTGATTCGTTCGCCGGAGCTAACGCAGGTGGTTCGTGAAGAACTGGCGAAATATACCCAAATTGAAGCGAAGGCCGCCGAACTGGAAGCTTTGCTGGGCAAATATCAGGATGAGGAAAAATGGCTGGATCAGTTCATTCAGGCACTCTATACCGACACGATTACGAAGAAAGGCGCTTTGTACGTCTATGACCGTGACGAAGAGGAAGAGGCTTGGGAGCCGTTTGCCAATGTCATGAAGAGTCGTAATTACGTGGAGTTTGAAGTGTTTACGAACTTCCGTGGTCTGGAAGAGAAAAAATATGCAGTTCTGATGCGTAAGGCGGATCGCCGTGATGCTGTACTGACTTCGTCCGAGGATATTACGCCGCTCTTGGCGAAGCTGGATGAACTGGCTACAACCTACACGGAAGCCCGGAATCAATTGGAATATGAAAAGGTGGAGCTGGCTAACGGAGCGGAACTTTATGCGTTCTACGCTCAAATGTCCGGGAAACTAAACGATATCCGCAGAAAGTTGAAGTAAAGTATGAGAGAGCAGCTGTTACGTTATGCGGCTGACTATGCAGCCGCAGAGGACCAATTAATCGGTAGTGGAGATGGACGCAGCAGCATCCATTTCCCGTCCGTGTTTCTTTTTATCGGTGACCGTATGGGCCCGGTGATGAACACCATTGCAGATATCAACCGGACCAAGTGGGATAACAGTACGGGGGTAACATACATTCACATCCGGTCGCAGGAGGATCATGCCACTGTAGATCGTCCGGTGGGTGCCATTGTCCATACGGTAGCGGTACCGGAGGAAAGCAGCCACAAAACCGGACGCCGTGATTTGCATCAGGCTTTTTATACACATGAATCGCAGTTGATTGAGCTTAACACGGCGTTGCGCCGGGCTAGTGGGAACTTGGCGGATTACGGTCGTTTGTATTCCTCGTTCGAGCGTGTCCATTTGTCGATCCTGACGACAGCCGACGATCCCATGAATGTATTGGTTCCCGAGATTACGTTGTTGGCGGAATACATTTTTGCGCAGTCCTTTAAGTCGGTACAGTTGGATCTGTACGTATTGGTCAGCGAAAGCGATCAGACAACCCAATTTGGCTACAGCAGCGCAGCGTCAGTCGCTTTTATGCGAGAACTGGACTATATCCAAAGTCCAGATTATGCGTTCACGGCACCACTGCATATGACTGAGGACAAACTGACCATTCCCGTATCTCATGCTCCGTCGCCGTTGTTCGATCTCGTCTATGTGCTGTCCGACAAGAACGAACGCGGTGTAACAGTGCCGAATAGCCTGCGCGAGAGCTGTGACATCATTTGCCATATTCAGCTTCTCAAAAACCGTTATCAGGCGGGAGATTCCTATCGGTCACAGGATGGTGGATACAACAATACATCGTTTAAAAACAACATTATGACGGAATCCGGGCGGCAGGGCTATGTGTCGGCCGGATTTTCCCGGGTCAAGCGCCCTAATGAGTCGATTGCGCTTACGGTGTTGCATCACTTTTATGTGAAACTGCTGGCGCGTATGAGAACAGAGCAGGAATGGGATATACGCGATAAGCTGGATTATTTTGGTTTGGATGCTGCCCAGCGCAGCCGTACACGAAGTGATCTCGTTCCTGGTCATGAGGCCATTACGGACATGAGCGCTTTAATGACCAGCGGAGCCAGCTACGGCTCGTTGAAGCGAATGACACTGCGCGAGGCGGAGGAAGCATTGTTCGGACAGGGCTGTGAAGCCTTTTTCCGCGATAATTGTGAACGGATCGTACACAAACGGTTGGGGGATTTTCAGGCGGAATTGCGTCTGCAAACGGCTGTAAACGAAGCTGCCAAGGAGCACCCTGAGATTGGTTTGTTCGAGCTTACGGACTGGACGGATGAGAATAAGACAGGGAATGTGCTTACCGCCATTCGAGGACTGATTCGCGATACGTCCAATGACTTGCAGATCAGCGCTGCTGAGCTGGATGCCCTGTATAGCGGACGAGTGGAAGATCAACCCTTTCAACGATTGCCGCTTATGGATAAACATAATGTGCGCAGCTTGATCCGTTACCTGACCGAGACGGTCTACGGGCACAAGCTAAACATGTTGTGGATT
Proteins encoded:
- a CDS encoding tubulin-like doman-containing protein, encoding MKPVVREHIQQLDVSLGGGIVSDKIRVDTIDNPILIIGLGGTGIDALLRLKYQINRRFKLPADPISKKKSEKPDNVEFLAFETNEQDRNKKYKGIGLDPINEFVLLSNAEIGGLLQNRSILEPYITDWLSPELSITDGMNGAAGVRQAGRLLLFTKINQVVQSIDKKIKTLSEGTNKKLMVFLLSGLSGGTGSGTFLDISYIVRGIIERDYGSAGVDRVNTLGYLFTPDINLANKSLSEHTREYIKKNGYAALKELDYWMNVDSRGERFKQQYGNILTVNSPLPPFNLCHLISATNTEGKLLENAYDYCMNVTAENITNFMASEEKQSGEEFAIHDYISNIRTNIAQMNKTYPANYDYNIIGASSAVLPMEEMTTYLAYRMFGKMSKMFEQSPNQEDVEKFARKLGVDLDSMIKNFESRVPEPLPGFENSERLSYNNVVKMQVVNMDTELEQTFLTRAREEYIKAKKQLPGEITGQFTDQIRRMFLHPEQGPFYVSRMIYTEKGFSLLKMLLSYIETLRESLHRIPTDIEWAREQAGEKLGDAKSAFVSKDKKKNAYIEAKINEYWLRADVERTEQLIEFYEDLYDLLNKENSRIYNVFTEILNALSAIFEKNGDLLINGEEQSDHRGNKTYYWNLVSVPDISEVVTKLLDNRDGDDLIRDFAQELLENSDQWVKDQDIDIISSISNFLTDKFGDLITRSMEDFLVMKYGQDEAIEKFVERYIASKLDEEAVPVFHLSNSSGNLYFPSWGFVSVPVQSPNILKGVRNYQNNAIGKSHFTIKESEVRNRIFWLNTRNGVPLFVYTPLKVYEESYEKTILDREGIGRHLVQTGQNNWTNLPSPIPEKSWGETYVNSRVQAYNARIRNDFDRAKSLGVIREKDVDQNTSSRFTVLRSRALDLNGLLAGYDMRLQESKPNLGEVKRAWSELKRLLAEGLEQAGSKDIFGSINEEMAKENLIRSPELTQVVREELAKYTQIEAKAAELEALLGKYQDEEKWLDQFIQALYTDTITKKGALYVYDRDEEEEAWEPFANVMKSRNYVEFEVFTNFRGLEEKKYAVLMRKADRRDAVLTSSEDITPLLAKLDELATTYTEARNQLEYEKVELANGAELYAFYAQMSGKLNDIRRKLK